Within the Herbaspirillum sp. RTI4 genome, the region TACCTAATCAGTTCCTATTGGTAACCTGGCTTGTTAACTGTCCAACAGTTTGGACGGGACAGTTTCGGTTGAATGCGGGCTATTATTTTTACGGATAAAAAAATCCCGTGAATGGGACTGATAAGCCGAGCTACTGGCGTCTGGAGTAAGGCCAAAATTAGTCAGGAATTTTTGTTATTGCCCGTATTTTCCAGATATCTTTTTTACGGATTAATTTGATATTGAGTCGAACGAGGTTTAGTTCTGCTAAGCCTAGGGTTACGGCAACCGTCGCAGTGTCCCCATTTATTTTCGCTTTCCCAATCTTTATATTCTGGATCCAGTCGTCAAAACAACAATCCTCCGCTTGAACGAAGGGAATGTTACCTACAAATTCCTGAGTTTCTTCTTCTTTTTCAATTTCACGGAGTAACTCATCGGAAATGTAAGAGGAGAATTTGGTTTTTTCATCGTTTGGTGAGTCGGCCTCTTCACGCGAATAACTCAGATACCATTGGTAAAAGCTCAATACGGTTGCTGAAGGTGAAGATTGGGTTTCGGCCTGCGCCGACTGCCGGAGTGATAATTGAACTAATAAAGTCAGCAGGCATAGTGCGATAAAAATACCTATTTTTGAGGTAATAAATGTGTTCTGAGTTTTGAATGGCATAGTAAATAGGCAACGATGGAACGGCAAAGTCAGATGGGAGGTTTCGATCGTCTGGCAATACAGATTTTTAGTTATTTTTATCTGATTCTGGCGAAGCGTTGCAGCGTTATATAAGGTTATTGAAAATCATTTTTAAAAAACAATTATGATTTTAATTTCCGAATAAATAATTAAGACGGGTCAGATTTCTTCGTCAATTAAACGAGGAAAGCGGTATTGCAGGAGGGGAGAGAGAAGCGCCGCGCCTTAGCGCGGGCTTTTGAGATGGTTCAAACCTGACGAGACTGACCGTGGCTGTCAGCCGAAATGACAAACATAATCCAGCGTTTCCAGCGTTTCGATATCGAAACTGGAATTGGCCGGCACGTCGAAACGGGTGCCTGCGGCGTAGGTGGTCCAGAGCGTTTCGCCCTGGAGTTTTACCTTGCAGACGCCGCCATTGATTTCCATGATTTCGGGTGCGCCGGTATTGAAGGTCAGCGATGAAGGCAGGATCACGCCCAGGCTTTTTTTGCTGCCGTCAGCAAAGACGATGGTGTGCGAAATGCATTTGCCGTCGAAATAAACATTGGCTTTCTTGATGGCCGATACGTGGTCGAATTGGGTGCTCATCGATCATTTCCTTGAATGTTGACTTTGTCTGATCTGCCGCCCGGCTCTCCACGGCATTCAGCCGGGAAAGCGGGCGTCAATTTCTTAGTGCCTCAGTTTTACTGACCGCGCTTCGTTTTAGCATTGGCGGCAATTCGCATGCGCAAGGCATTGAGCTTGATGAAGCCGCCGGCATCGGCCTGATCGTAGGCGCCATTGTCGTCGTCGAAGGTGGCGATTTGCTGATCGAACAGGGAATCGGTCTTCGAGTCGCGGCTGACCACGATCACATTGCCCTTGTACAGCTTCACGCGCACCCAGCCGTTGACCGTTTGCTGCGTCTGGTCGATCAGGGTTTGCAAGGTGAGCCGTTCCGGCGCCCACCAGTAACCGTTGTAAATCATCGACGCATAGCGCGGCATCAGATCGTCTTTCAGATGGGCGACTTCGCGGTCCAGTGTGATCGATTCAATAGCGCGGTGGGCGCGCAGCATGATGGTGCCGCCCGGGGTTTCGTAGCAGCCGCGCGATTTCATGCCGACGTAGCGGTTTTCGACCAGATCCAGACGGCCGATACCGTGTTTGCCGCCGAGGCGGTTCAGTTCGGTCAGCACAGTGGCGGGCGAGAGGCGCTTGCCGTTGAGGGCGACGATGTCGCCTTTTTCGTATTCGATATCGAGGTATTCGGCTTGGTCAGGTGCCGCTTCCGGGCTGACCGTCCAGCGCCACATGCTTTCTTCGGCTTCCGCTGCTGGATTTTCCAGATGGCGGCCTTCGAAGCTGATGTGCAGCAGGTTGGCGTCCATGGAGTAGGGCGCGCCGCCGTTTTTGTGCTTCATGTCGATTTCGATGCCGGCGTCTTCCGCGTATTTCAACAATTTTTCACGCGACAGCAAATCCCATTCGCGCCACGGGGCGATGACTTTGACGTTCGGCATCAGGGCATACGCACCTAGTTCAAAGCGCACCTGATCGTTACCCTTGCCGGTGGCCCCGTGCGAAATGGTATCGGCACCGGTGGCGCGGGCGATTTCGATGAGCCGTTTGGCGATCAGCGGACGGGCGATGGAGGTGCCCAGCAGGTATTCGCCTTCGTACACGGTATTGGCGCGAAACATCGGGAAGACGAAGTCGCGCACGAATTCTTCCCGTACATCGTCGATGAAAATATTTTCCGGCTTGATGCCGAATTTCAGCGCTTTTTGACGCGCCGGTTCCACTTCTTCGCCCTGACCCAGGTCGGCGGTGAAGGTGATGATTTCACACTGATAATTATCTTGCAGCCATTTCAGGATGACCGAGGTGTCGAGTCCACCGGAATAGGCCAGTACTACTTTTTTTACGTCGCTCATGGTTTGCTTTCTGCTTACTTGTCGGTTATGAATAAATGAGGGGTGCCGGAAGGGGCGGGGCCTTCTGGAGCATCAGCTAATTTTGCCCAGTACCAGGTATTCCAGCAGCG harbors:
- a CDS encoding DUF3828 domain-containing protein, whose amino-acid sequence is MPFKTQNTFITSKIGIFIALCLLTLLVQLSLRQSAQAETQSSPSATVLSFYQWYLSYSREEADSPNDEKTKFSSYISDELLREIEKEEETQEFVGNIPFVQAEDCCFDDWIQNIKIGKAKINGDTATVAVTLGLAELNLVRLNIKLIRKKDIWKIRAITKIPD
- a CDS encoding pyrimidine/purine nucleoside phosphorylase, translated to MSTQFDHVSAIKKANVYFDGKCISHTIVFADGSKKSLGVILPSSLTFNTGAPEIMEINGGVCKVKLQGETLWTTYAAGTRFDVPANSSFDIETLETLDYVCHFG
- a CDS encoding argininosuccinate synthase; this translates as MSDVKKVVLAYSGGLDTSVILKWLQDNYQCEIITFTADLGQGEEVEPARQKALKFGIKPENIFIDDVREEFVRDFVFPMFRANTVYEGEYLLGTSIARPLIAKRLIEIARATGADTISHGATGKGNDQVRFELGAYALMPNVKVIAPWREWDLLSREKLLKYAEDAGIEIDMKHKNGGAPYSMDANLLHISFEGRHLENPAAEAEESMWRWTVSPEAAPDQAEYLDIEYEKGDIVALNGKRLSPATVLTELNRLGGKHGIGRLDLVENRYVGMKSRGCYETPGGTIMLRAHRAIESITLDREVAHLKDDLMPRYASMIYNGYWWAPERLTLQTLIDQTQQTVNGWVRVKLYKGNVIVVSRDSKTDSLFDQQIATFDDDNGAYDQADAGGFIKLNALRMRIAANAKTKRGQ